From Mycobacterium lacus, one genomic window encodes:
- a CDS encoding LLM class flavin-dependent oxidoreductase — protein sequence MVEWYLFLPQVRLSVADIAERARHAEANGFDGMAFIDHLEAPGLPDESIWEAMGIATWVAAKTKRLRIGHLVLCDAFRHPAVLAKQAVTLSVASEGRFDLGLGAGSWPGEFTRFDVGQPDPIARVEQLARHLALIKQYWGDGEHGQVPRPAHLIPLVLGGSGRRMMELVRKYADWWNLQANHIDRLPRLAAAAGTARVSVQQMVGFVRSGGDPRAVRELSTRRFGYLGSGLVCGDADELVAHFAGLAAQRVERFYVWFADFAVPDSLHEFGESVIKAFPGAGGGLR from the coding sequence ATGGTCGAGTGGTATCTGTTCCTGCCCCAGGTGCGGTTGTCGGTGGCCGACATCGCGGAGCGTGCGCGCCACGCCGAGGCCAATGGCTTCGACGGAATGGCGTTCATCGATCACCTCGAGGCGCCCGGGCTGCCCGATGAAAGCATTTGGGAGGCAATGGGCATCGCCACCTGGGTGGCGGCCAAGACGAAGCGGCTGCGGATCGGCCATCTCGTGCTCTGCGACGCGTTTCGGCATCCGGCCGTGCTCGCCAAGCAGGCTGTCACGCTGTCGGTGGCGTCCGAGGGCAGGTTCGACCTCGGCCTCGGAGCGGGATCTTGGCCCGGCGAGTTCACCAGATTCGATGTCGGCCAGCCGGATCCGATTGCCCGGGTCGAGCAATTGGCGCGCCACCTGGCCTTGATCAAGCAGTATTGGGGCGACGGGGAGCACGGGCAGGTTCCCCGGCCGGCGCATCTGATACCGCTGGTCCTCGGTGGCAGCGGACGCAGGATGATGGAACTTGTTCGTAAATACGCGGATTGGTGGAACCTGCAGGCGAACCACATCGACCGGCTACCCCGGCTGGCCGCCGCGGCGGGAACCGCACGGGTCTCGGTCCAGCAGATGGTGGGCTTCGTCCGGTCGGGCGGCGATCCCAGGGCCGTGCGCGAGCTGAGCACCCGGCGGTTCGGCTACCTGGGGTCGGGGCTGGTCTGCGGCGACGCCGACGAGTTGGTTGCGCACTTCGCGGGCCTGGCCGCCCAGCGGGTCGAGCGCTTCTACGTGTGGTTCGCCGATTTCGCCGTCCCGGATTCCTTGCACGAGTTCGGCGAATCGGTGATCAAGGCGTTCCCTGGCGCCGGCGGCGGGCTTCGGTAG
- a CDS encoding SDR family oxidoreductase, producing the protein MNARSALVTGGSGGIGKACGRKLCELGYDVVLLARRAGPLRAAADEIGARHIVADASDPAGFSAALTPLEAVDLVVHAAGTLGGTYARKQTFEQWRTILSANLDSCFVVTSAVLPRMRAGSRLVFISSSAAHEPMMARTAYSASKAGMNAFARALALEVDRDGISVHLVTPGPVETEMLQDVPFEMHAIQVSDIAEAVAWLDTVDPSVDLPEIRLSAVQRGPFARPPIVPTEARRRRQGTP; encoded by the coding sequence TTGAACGCCAGAAGCGCGCTGGTCACCGGCGGCAGCGGCGGGATTGGAAAAGCGTGCGGCCGCAAGCTGTGCGAGCTCGGCTATGACGTGGTGCTGCTGGCGCGGCGCGCGGGTCCGTTGCGGGCGGCGGCCGATGAGATCGGCGCGCGCCACATCGTGGCCGACGCGTCCGACCCGGCCGGATTCTCCGCTGCGCTAACCCCACTCGAGGCGGTCGACCTCGTGGTTCATGCGGCGGGTACGCTCGGCGGAACCTACGCCCGCAAGCAGACATTCGAGCAGTGGCGAACGATCCTGTCGGCCAACCTCGACTCCTGCTTTGTGGTGACCTCCGCGGTGCTGCCCCGGATGCGGGCGGGTTCCCGGCTGGTGTTCATCTCGTCGTCCGCGGCACACGAGCCGATGATGGCCCGCACCGCCTACTCCGCGTCGAAGGCGGGCATGAACGCGTTCGCCCGCGCACTGGCGCTCGAAGTCGACCGTGACGGCATCAGCGTTCATCTCGTGACGCCGGGGCCGGTGGAAACCGAGATGCTGCAAGACGTTCCGTTCGAGATGCACGCGATCCAGGTGTCGGACATCGCCGAGGCGGTCGCCTGGCTGGACACCGTCGACCCCTCGGTCGACCTGCCGGAGATCCGGCTGAGCGCCGTGCAACGCGGTCCCTTCGCACGGCCGCCGATTGTGCCTACCGAAGCCCGCCGCCGGCGCCAGGGAACGCCTTGA
- a CDS encoding acyl-CoA dehydrogenase family protein, which translates to MTTMDYELGEDAGELRTHLRQLISDHIPEGFLGACTGDPQDLATTEAFCKLLAAEGLLALAWPKEHGGGGGSIWQQTVLREEMWAHHEPRGPQYMGINWVGPALMRYGTPEQKAKHLSAIAAGDVIWCQGFSEPEAGTDLAALRTRAVPDGPDGKGWRITGQKVWTSYAQMASWCVLAACTHPDAPKHKRLTLFLLPMDRAGFTVRPIPSMLGPHHLNEMFLDGVRAFPDDVLGEPGDGWRVMREALAFERVGIARYARCESLLDRMRAALGDDWDQLPESIRASWVRALVDLRVARLLAYRAVSVQDDAAADAAASAARIATTTCDQQVAELLFDVLGPAALDSGATAPLHGAIEDHWRYAQAATVASGTIEVQRMLVARDVLGDHRR; encoded by the coding sequence ATGACGACGATGGACTACGAGCTCGGCGAGGACGCTGGTGAACTGCGAACGCACTTGCGGCAATTGATATCCGATCACATTCCCGAGGGCTTTCTGGGCGCCTGCACCGGCGATCCGCAGGATCTCGCCACCACCGAGGCGTTCTGCAAGCTGCTGGCGGCCGAGGGGCTGCTGGCATTGGCGTGGCCGAAAGAGCATGGGGGCGGGGGAGGTTCGATCTGGCAGCAGACCGTGCTGCGCGAGGAAATGTGGGCCCATCACGAGCCGCGTGGTCCGCAGTACATGGGGATCAACTGGGTCGGGCCGGCGCTGATGCGTTACGGGACACCCGAGCAGAAGGCCAAGCATCTGTCGGCCATCGCCGCCGGCGACGTGATCTGGTGCCAAGGCTTTTCCGAGCCGGAGGCCGGAACCGATCTCGCCGCGTTGCGCACCCGCGCGGTACCGGACGGCCCGGATGGCAAAGGCTGGCGCATCACCGGCCAAAAGGTGTGGACGTCGTATGCCCAGATGGCATCCTGGTGCGTGCTGGCCGCGTGCACCCATCCCGACGCCCCAAAACACAAGCGGCTCACGCTGTTTCTGCTTCCCATGGACCGGGCCGGTTTCACCGTGCGGCCGATCCCGTCGATGCTGGGGCCCCATCACCTCAACGAGATGTTCCTCGACGGGGTGCGGGCATTCCCCGACGACGTGCTGGGCGAGCCCGGCGACGGGTGGCGGGTGATGCGTGAAGCGCTGGCATTCGAGCGGGTCGGCATCGCGCGGTACGCCCGCTGCGAATCGCTGCTCGACCGGATGCGCGCCGCGCTCGGCGACGACTGGGACCAACTGCCCGAATCGATTCGCGCCAGCTGGGTGCGGGCGCTCGTCGACCTGCGAGTCGCCCGACTGCTGGCCTATCGGGCGGTGTCGGTGCAGGACGATGCGGCGGCGGATGCGGCGGCCAGCGCCGCCCGCATCGCCACCACCACCTGCGATCAGCAGGTCGCCGAGCTGCTCTTCGACGTGCTGGGCCCGGCCGCGCTGGACAGCGGCGCGACGGCACCGCTACACGGGGCGATCGAAGACCATTGGCGTTATGCACAGGCGGCCACCGTGGCATCGGGCACCATCGAGGTGCAGCGCATGCTGGTGGCACGGGACGTCTTGGGAGATC
- a CDS encoding acyl-CoA dehydrogenase family protein, producing the protein MDVGLTSEQLALRDSVRDTLRAECPPDAARQAMTDPGRWRTLWKTVVDLGWTELAAPDLTGDYGPVELAVVLEECGAAIAPIPLLSSVGLAAGVARACGSGLESVLADIAGGVVATLAVHPPGSRLPGAPMTLREGRLRGRAVAVPNLSRAELIVTLATSGDGPVAAVARFGDGVTVLATESTDPAQPVADVEIDTKPVATAPIDGIESALTAPMIAAAADLVGVARAALFRSVEHAKSRRQFGTPIGAFQGIKHALADNYVGLERARSLTYAAAARPDAWTAAALAKAAAGDAAANCARTAVQVHGALAQTWEHDIHLYVRHAWQGAALLGDCRALYHAVGRRFVGGAA; encoded by the coding sequence ATGGACGTCGGTCTGACTTCGGAGCAGCTGGCGCTGCGCGACAGCGTGCGCGACACCCTGCGTGCCGAGTGTCCGCCCGACGCCGCCCGCCAAGCGATGACCGATCCGGGGCGGTGGCGCACTCTGTGGAAGACTGTCGTGGACCTCGGCTGGACGGAACTCGCGGCACCCGACTTGACCGGCGACTACGGACCGGTCGAGCTGGCGGTGGTCCTCGAGGAATGTGGCGCCGCGATCGCGCCCATCCCCTTGTTGAGCAGCGTCGGCCTGGCAGCGGGTGTCGCGCGTGCCTGCGGCTCCGGGCTTGAGTCGGTGCTCGCCGACATCGCCGGGGGTGTCGTTGCCACCCTGGCGGTCCATCCGCCGGGGAGTCGGCTGCCGGGAGCCCCGATGACGCTGCGGGAGGGACGCTTGCGCGGACGCGCGGTCGCGGTCCCCAACCTGTCTCGTGCCGAGCTGATCGTCACTTTGGCCACGTCCGGCGACGGACCGGTGGCCGCGGTGGCACGCTTTGGCGACGGTGTGACCGTCCTGGCGACTGAGTCCACCGACCCCGCGCAACCCGTGGCCGACGTCGAGATCGACACCAAACCCGTGGCCACCGCGCCCATCGACGGCATCGAGTCGGCCTTGACGGCGCCGATGATCGCCGCCGCCGCCGACCTGGTGGGAGTGGCCCGCGCCGCCCTGTTCCGCTCGGTCGAGCATGCCAAGTCGCGGCGCCAGTTCGGCACACCGATCGGCGCATTCCAAGGGATCAAACACGCCCTGGCGGATAACTACGTGGGCCTGGAGCGCGCCCGCAGCCTCACCTACGCGGCGGCGGCCCGTCCCGATGCGTGGACCGCCGCGGCATTGGCCAAGGCTGCGGCCGGTGACGCGGCGGCCAACTGTGCGCGTACCGCGGTCCAAGTGCACGGGGCGCTGGCGCAGACCTGGGAGCACGACATCCACCTCTACGTCCGGCACGCCTGGCAGGGCGCCGCGTTGCTGGGCGACTGTCGAGCGCTCTACCACGCCGTGGGCCGCCGGTTCGTGGGAGGCGCGGCATGA
- a CDS encoding acyl-CoA dehydrogenase family protein: MTTAVPVIEEFGAWLTDFLPTDYYQQYPRYRWDLALRREYQRMAFEAGWLQPTWPPEHGGRSLGLRDAMEIRLEAAMRSAPKLPNIAGPNVVAPGIRQFGTPAQIDRLLVPLLRGDEWWALGMSEPEAGSDFASLRTRAERDGDVFRVNGHKIWTTQAHLSRWCTLYARTDPDAPKHRGISCLILDLRSHGVRIEPIRMASASDETFCEVFLDDVEIPLENLLGPLGGGWNVALSSLHHERQMIWIMNWVEINRGLDSVRGGHARDREDIYTELGSLLADAEALRATGYRALANELAGRPSPEAAILKLMGSVTLQRVWELSAVAAGPGSAGNPDLLFERQDALAATIYGGTSEVQRNIIAERLLGLPKG, from the coding sequence ATGACGACGGCGGTCCCCGTTATCGAGGAGTTCGGCGCGTGGTTGACCGACTTTCTGCCCACCGACTATTACCAGCAATACCCCCGGTACCGTTGGGATCTCGCGCTGCGGCGAGAGTATCAGCGGATGGCTTTCGAGGCCGGCTGGCTACAGCCCACCTGGCCGCCCGAGCACGGGGGCCGATCACTCGGCTTGCGCGACGCGATGGAAATCCGGCTCGAGGCAGCGATGCGGTCGGCGCCCAAACTTCCCAACATCGCCGGTCCCAACGTCGTCGCACCCGGCATCCGCCAGTTCGGGACGCCCGCGCAGATCGACCGCCTGCTGGTCCCCCTGCTCCGCGGCGACGAATGGTGGGCCCTGGGCATGTCGGAGCCCGAGGCCGGCTCGGATTTCGCTAGCCTGCGTACCCGCGCCGAGCGCGACGGGGATGTCTTCCGCGTCAACGGGCACAAGATCTGGACCACCCAGGCGCACCTCTCGCGGTGGTGCACCCTGTATGCCCGCACCGATCCGGACGCGCCGAAGCACCGCGGCATCTCCTGCCTGATCCTGGACCTGCGCTCGCACGGTGTGCGGATCGAACCCATCCGGATGGCGTCGGCGTCCGACGAAACGTTCTGCGAGGTTTTCCTCGACGACGTCGAGATTCCGCTGGAGAACCTCTTGGGGCCACTGGGCGGCGGCTGGAACGTAGCGTTGTCGTCGTTGCACCATGAGCGCCAGATGATCTGGATTATGAATTGGGTCGAGATCAACCGCGGGCTCGACTCCGTGCGCGGCGGTCATGCCCGCGACCGCGAGGACATCTACACCGAGCTCGGCTCGCTGCTCGCCGACGCGGAAGCGCTACGGGCCACCGGATACCGCGCCCTGGCCAACGAGCTCGCCGGCCGGCCCAGTCCGGAGGCCGCCATCCTGAAGCTGATGGGATCGGTTACACTGCAACGTGTTTGGGAACTAAGTGCCGTCGCAGCGGGCCCCGGTTCGGCCGGCAACCCGGACCTGCTCTTCGAACGTCAGGACGCACTGGCCGCGACGATCTACGGGGGAACATCCGAGGTTCAGCGCAACATCATCGCCGAGCGGCTGCTCGGACTGCCGAAGGGATGA